The following coding sequences are from one Arthrobacter sp. PvP023 window:
- a CDS encoding triose-phosphate isomerase family protein, producing MQHASTSQDTGTVTDSAIDSVTDSVTYVGVSTKMYLGYRDTLDWLERLRHEVDSRPALAAGRVVPFVIPSFPALPAAAALLAGSPMLLGAQNCGWADGPWTGEVAPSMLAELGVRLVEIGHAERRAHFGENDSMVALKVRAAADAGLTPLLCVGEDSLADASDGDAAVAARAAAGFVHGQIEAAVGGDWELASRLIVAYEPVWAIGAAEPANAGYVSDVVNHLRGLLAAHGLRELPVIYGGSAKPGLLPGLGGVSGLFLGRFAHDAGNFGAVLDEALAG from the coding sequence ATGCAGCACGCTTCAACCAGCCAGGACACGGGCACAGTCACTGACAGTGCTATCGACTCGGTCACGGACTCCGTCACGTATGTCGGCGTCAGCACCAAGATGTACCTGGGCTACCGGGACACCTTGGACTGGCTGGAGCGCCTGCGGCACGAAGTGGACTCCCGTCCGGCCCTGGCGGCCGGGCGGGTTGTCCCGTTTGTGATCCCGTCCTTCCCGGCGCTGCCGGCGGCCGCCGCTCTCCTGGCCGGTTCGCCAATGCTGCTCGGTGCGCAGAACTGCGGCTGGGCGGACGGCCCGTGGACCGGGGAGGTGGCGCCGTCCATGCTCGCGGAGCTCGGCGTCCGCCTGGTGGAGATCGGCCACGCCGAACGCCGGGCGCACTTCGGCGAAAACGATTCCATGGTGGCGCTGAAGGTCCGGGCCGCCGCCGACGCCGGGCTGACGCCCCTGCTGTGCGTCGGCGAGGACTCCTTGGCGGACGCCTCCGACGGCGACGCCGCCGTTGCGGCCCGGGCAGCCGCAGGCTTTGTGCACGGGCAGATTGAGGCTGCCGTTGGGGGCGACTGGGAACTGGCCTCGCGCCTCATCGTCGCTTACGAGCCCGTCTGGGCCATCGGCGCCGCCGAGCCCGCCAACGCGGGGTACGTGTCCGACGTCGTCAATCACCTCCGCGGCCTGCTCGCCGCGCACGGGTTGCGGGAGCTTCCGGTCATCTACGGCGGTTCAGCGAAGCCTGGCCTCCTGCCCGGACTGGGCGGCGTTTCCGGATTGTTCCTGGGCCGCTTCGCGCACGACGCCGGTAACTTCGGTGCGGTGCTGGATGAGGCACTGGCTGGATGA